One genomic segment of Pseudomonas sp. RU47 includes these proteins:
- a CDS encoding diaminopimelate decarboxylase codes for MPISESFARRLLPLLDELTTRYPTPFHLYDERAIVQTHRRVAQAFADSAFRQYFAVKALPTPAILALLLKEGSGLDCSSPVELMLAERLGARGDDIVFTSNNTALGEYQMALDAGALITFDDRSMLDRVKTLPEIVGFRVSPHGVIARSSQMGNAQQSKFGVPDADLVQSYRQAYDLGARRFGIHGMMCANELSLAAAVQAGVQVIEVAARVAREADIEFEYINIGGGLGIPYRTDDQALDLDAYAAALKQALKQAFPRNTPKLLMELGRFITGPHGVLVSRVINRCSKGREIVGLDASMSALMRPGLYGAYHHLTLPFAGQRPEGVFDVVGALCENFDKFAIDRPLPTPAIGDLALIHDTGAHGHAMGFTYNGRLRPAELMLTDNGDVVEIRRAETFDDHTGPVQWQPVDVFNPHKDR; via the coding sequence GTGCCAATATCCGAAAGCTTTGCCCGACGTTTGCTCCCCCTGCTTGATGAGTTGACGACACGTTACCCGACGCCCTTTCATCTCTACGATGAGCGCGCCATCGTCCAGACTCATCGACGCGTCGCGCAGGCTTTCGCCGACAGCGCGTTTCGTCAGTACTTCGCGGTCAAGGCGCTGCCCACTCCGGCGATTCTGGCCCTGTTGCTCAAAGAGGGCAGCGGGCTGGATTGCTCCTCGCCGGTCGAGCTGATGCTGGCCGAGCGACTGGGTGCGCGGGGCGACGACATTGTCTTCACCTCCAACAATACGGCGCTCGGCGAGTACCAGATGGCGCTGGACGCCGGAGCCCTGATTACCTTCGATGACCGCAGCATGCTCGACCGAGTGAAGACCTTGCCCGAAATTGTAGGGTTTCGCGTCTCACCTCATGGGGTCATCGCCCGCTCGTCACAGATGGGCAATGCGCAACAATCGAAATTCGGCGTGCCCGATGCCGATCTGGTGCAAAGCTATCGCCAGGCCTACGACCTCGGTGCCCGACGTTTCGGGATCCACGGCATGATGTGCGCCAATGAGCTGTCACTGGCGGCTGCAGTACAGGCCGGTGTGCAAGTCATCGAAGTGGCTGCGCGTGTAGCGCGCGAAGCCGACATCGAATTCGAGTACATCAATATAGGCGGAGGCCTGGGGATTCCTTACCGCACCGATGACCAGGCACTGGATCTGGACGCCTACGCCGCCGCGCTGAAACAGGCGCTCAAGCAAGCCTTCCCGCGCAACACGCCGAAACTTCTGATGGAGTTGGGCCGTTTCATTACCGGCCCGCATGGGGTGTTGGTGTCGCGGGTGATCAACCGCTGCAGCAAAGGCCGGGAAATCGTCGGTCTCGACGCCTCGATGTCCGCGCTGATGCGTCCCGGACTGTACGGCGCCTACCACCACCTGACATTACCTTTCGCCGGCCAACGCCCCGAAGGCGTGTTCGATGTGGTGGGCGCGCTATGCGAAAACTTCGACAAGTTCGCTATCGATCGCCCTTTGCCGACGCCGGCCATCGGCGACCTGGCGCTGATTCATGACACGGGCGCCCACGGCCATGCCATGGGTTTTACCTACAACGGCCGGCTGCGCCCGGCAGAACTGATGTTGACTGACAACGGCGATGTCGTGGAAATCCGTCGCGCGGAAACCTTCGACGACCATACCGGCCCGGTTCAATGGCAACCCGTCGACGTCTTCAACCCTCACAAGGATCGTTAA
- a CDS encoding M20 aminoacylase family protein: protein MASETDFALQEQMIGWRRWLHQHPEAGFAERKTSAFIAEVLRSFDLQPHIGIGGTGVVATIEGEQPGIEIALRADMDALPIQEENTFAHRSVHDGWMHACGHDGHSAMLLGAASRLAADRSFAGKVHLVFQPAEEIGTGAKAMMTAGLFEKFRAECVYGLHNWPGLATGRFVVHHGAAMAGARPFEMVVSGCGCHAAMPHQGADPLLAAAHLVTALQSIVSRNIDPADALVLSVTQFHSGDTHNIVPDTARLGGTMRYFRPEAGEIASRRMAEMVEQLAAGMGVRASLKFFEFGSPPLINSAEHADHCVAAASAVAGRENVGTGVAPSMTGEDFAFMLERKPGAYIWIGNGSAEGGCSLHNPRYDFNDEIMPLGVAYWVALARQRLQPVER from the coding sequence ATGGCATCGGAAACGGATTTCGCACTGCAGGAACAAATGATCGGTTGGCGTCGCTGGCTGCATCAACATCCGGAAGCGGGTTTTGCCGAGCGCAAGACCAGCGCCTTCATCGCAGAAGTATTGCGCAGCTTTGATTTGCAACCGCATATCGGCATCGGCGGTACGGGGGTTGTCGCCACCATCGAAGGCGAGCAACCAGGTATCGAGATAGCACTGCGCGCTGACATGGATGCGCTGCCCATCCAGGAAGAAAACACCTTCGCCCATCGCTCAGTCCACGACGGCTGGATGCATGCCTGTGGCCACGACGGCCATAGCGCCATGCTGTTGGGCGCTGCCAGCCGACTGGCGGCAGATCGCAGTTTCGCCGGCAAGGTTCATCTGGTGTTTCAGCCGGCCGAGGAAATCGGTACGGGTGCGAAGGCGATGATGACGGCGGGCCTGTTCGAGAAATTTCGCGCTGAGTGCGTCTACGGTCTGCACAACTGGCCCGGTCTTGCGACCGGTCGATTCGTGGTTCATCACGGTGCGGCGATGGCGGGGGCGAGGCCGTTCGAAATGGTTGTCAGCGGTTGTGGTTGTCATGCGGCGATGCCTCACCAGGGCGCCGATCCGTTGCTGGCCGCGGCCCATTTGGTGACCGCGTTACAGAGCATCGTCTCGCGCAATATCGACCCTGCCGATGCGCTGGTTCTCAGTGTCACTCAGTTCCACTCCGGCGATACCCACAACATTGTGCCCGACACTGCACGGCTGGGCGGCACCATGCGTTACTTCCGCCCCGAGGCCGGCGAGATCGCATCGCGCCGAATGGCCGAGATGGTCGAACAGTTGGCCGCCGGGATGGGGGTTCGAGCGTCGCTGAAGTTTTTCGAGTTTGGCTCGCCGCCGCTGATCAACAGTGCCGAGCACGCGGACCATTGCGTGGCTGCCGCCAGTGCTGTGGCGGGCCGCGAAAACGTGGGTACCGGGGTCGCACCGAGCATGACCGGAGAAGACTTCGCCTTCATGCTCGAGCGCAAACCCGGCGCTTACATCTGGATTGGCAATGGCTCCGCTGAAGGCGGCTGCTCGTTGCACAACCCGCGTTATGACTTCAACGACGAGATCATGCCACTGGGCGTTGCCTATTGGGTCGCGCTGGCCCGCCAACGCCTGCAGCCCGTCGAACGTTAA
- the asnB gene encoding asparagine synthase (glutamine-hydrolyzing): MSGMAGWVDLRHGVGQQANIPRSKVAEIVSAMIVAMSGRGPDGHAVWLGPEVALGHCRTVTSRYDWDEQPWIGEIHGATVAIMYTGQLYNAAQLQQQLAGLGPAPDRWSYAEIIRRAYAQWGVGFVERLEGMFAIAIWDGQKRRLLLARDRLGLQPLYYTLRDGGVIFGSVPTAIKAHPHFTARLDTSALAIVLQPRMALPGETPLQGLHELPPASVLTFDERGHELHRYWKLESAAHTDDFEQTKDRVRELLEGVVARQYVHEVPCAAMLSGGIDSTSVAALVMKQLASQGRGAALDTFCLKFDSDEDAFTSTELRPDIDAPFAALAAEYMGTRHTTLSATMQDLLGVIPATRKARGLPGWGQFDASMYLLFERMRGNCSVALTGEAADEIFGGYPYYFKPELLARPQFPWLGDGPKLAHYLSPSLISAQRVAEDERARYDYWLSQVPRLPGESGDAARMREVLFLGMSGPLSVILDRKERMSMSQGLEVRVPFCDPELIQYVWNVPWEMKSRGGVKGLLKAAMHDILPPTTLNRKKSAYPHIQDSEYDRALISEARWIATDPKSPIAWMFDTPRLSALIEQIAANQLNASMLPGGASPAHLLIQLVEMNRWIVDNDIAV; encoded by the coding sequence ATGAGCGGCATGGCCGGTTGGGTCGACCTGCGTCACGGTGTTGGGCAGCAAGCAAACATTCCTCGTTCGAAAGTCGCCGAAATTGTCTCGGCAATGATCGTTGCGATGTCCGGGCGTGGACCGGACGGGCATGCGGTATGGCTGGGGCCTGAGGTCGCACTGGGACATTGCCGTACAGTCACTTCGCGTTATGACTGGGACGAGCAGCCGTGGATTGGCGAGATCCATGGCGCCACCGTGGCTATCATGTACACCGGGCAGTTGTACAACGCTGCGCAGTTGCAGCAGCAACTCGCTGGCCTGGGTCCGGCACCTGATCGCTGGTCCTACGCTGAAATCATTCGCCGGGCCTATGCCCAGTGGGGTGTCGGGTTCGTTGAACGCCTCGAAGGCATGTTTGCCATCGCGATCTGGGACGGCCAGAAGCGCCGATTATTGCTGGCGCGAGACCGCCTCGGCTTGCAACCGCTTTACTACACCCTGCGTGACGGCGGCGTCATTTTTGGCAGCGTACCTACCGCCATCAAAGCCCATCCCCACTTTACCGCCCGGCTGGACACGAGCGCGCTGGCCATCGTGCTTCAGCCGCGCATGGCGCTGCCTGGCGAAACCCCGTTGCAAGGCTTGCACGAGTTGCCTCCCGCCAGTGTGCTGACCTTTGACGAACGTGGGCATGAATTACATCGTTACTGGAAACTGGAAAGCGCCGCGCATACCGATGATTTCGAGCAGACCAAGGACCGCGTCCGCGAACTGCTTGAAGGCGTCGTGGCGCGCCAGTACGTGCATGAAGTGCCTTGCGCGGCGATGTTGTCCGGCGGCATCGATTCCACGTCGGTCGCCGCGCTGGTCATGAAGCAACTGGCAAGCCAGGGCCGCGGCGCAGCACTCGATACCTTCTGCCTGAAGTTCGACAGTGACGAGGATGCCTTTACCTCCACCGAACTGCGGCCTGACATCGATGCACCCTTCGCCGCGCTGGCCGCCGAATACATGGGTACCCGTCACACGACACTCAGTGCAACCATGCAGGATCTGCTCGGCGTCATTCCGGCTACGCGCAAGGCCCGCGGCCTGCCTGGCTGGGGGCAGTTCGATGCCTCGATGTACCTGCTGTTCGAACGCATGCGCGGCAATTGCTCCGTGGCGCTGACTGGCGAGGCTGCCGACGAGATCTTCGGCGGCTACCCTTATTATTTCAAACCCGAGCTGCTGGCCCGTCCTCAGTTCCCGTGGCTGGGCGATGGCCCGAAGCTGGCCCACTATCTGTCGCCGAGCCTGATCAGTGCACAGCGCGTGGCAGAGGACGAACGTGCCCGTTACGACTATTGGCTGAGTCAGGTGCCACGCCTGCCTGGCGAAAGCGGCGACGCGGCGCGCATGCGCGAGGTGCTGTTCCTCGGCATGTCCGGCCCGTTGTCGGTGATCCTGGATCGCAAGGAACGCATGAGCATGTCGCAAGGCCTGGAAGTGCGCGTGCCATTCTGCGATCCGGAACTGATCCAGTACGTATGGAACGTGCCGTGGGAAATGAAATCCCGTGGCGGCGTGAAAGGTTTGCTCAAGGCTGCCATGCACGACATCCTGCCGCCGACTACCTTGAATCGGAAGAAAAGCGCGTACCCGCACATTCAGGACTCTGAATATGACCGGGCACTCATCAGCGAAGCGCGCTGGATCGCGACTGATCCCAAATCGCCGATTGCCTGGATGTTCGATACCCCGCGTCTCAGCGCACTGATCGAGCAGATCGCCGCGAACCAGCTCAATGCTTCGATGCTGCCGGGCGGTGCCAGTCCCGCGCATCTGCTGATCCAGTTGGTGGAGATGAATCGCTGGATCGTCGACAACGATATCGCGGTGTAA
- a CDS encoding TauD/TfdA dioxygenase family protein, with product MLELVPVTEFIGTEVRGIDVNARLSDDTIEALYNAWISSTILLFRGQSMSPDQQLAFSRNFGELVSYTRSQFSEQTQPEILILSNITKDGKLIGSPVSGRVWHTDGHYLDVPPAGSMLHALEIPPEGGDTWFANMFAAYEALPEAVKDRIEHLKVVISRTQSRPYNYPDRPAPSPQELAEWIDVPQPLVRRHEVSGRKALYAGGNVPWRIEGLPLEESAPLVTFLQEFSVQPRFTYRHRWTPGDIILWDNRSAMHKATVYDDKYRRLLHRTTIGARTADNQDRNRRA from the coding sequence ATGCTTGAGTTAGTCCCCGTTACTGAGTTTATCGGCACCGAAGTCCGTGGCATCGACGTCAATGCCAGGCTCAGTGACGACACGATCGAAGCGCTTTACAACGCCTGGATCAGCAGCACCATCCTGCTGTTTCGTGGCCAGTCGATGAGTCCTGATCAGCAACTGGCGTTCAGCCGCAATTTTGGTGAGCTGGTCAGCTATACCCGCTCGCAGTTCAGCGAACAGACCCAGCCGGAAATCCTCATCCTGTCGAACATTACCAAGGATGGAAAACTGATCGGCTCGCCGGTCAGCGGTCGGGTCTGGCACACCGATGGCCATTATCTGGACGTGCCGCCAGCCGGATCGATGCTGCATGCGCTGGAAATCCCGCCGGAAGGCGGCGACACGTGGTTCGCCAATATGTTTGCCGCTTATGAAGCATTGCCGGAAGCGGTCAAGGATCGTATCGAACACCTCAAGGTGGTCATCAGCCGGACTCAGTCACGGCCCTACAACTACCCCGACCGGCCTGCGCCATCTCCCCAGGAACTGGCTGAGTGGATCGACGTGCCGCAACCGCTGGTGCGTCGCCATGAAGTCAGTGGGCGCAAGGCGCTGTATGCCGGCGGCAACGTGCCGTGGCGGATCGAAGGTTTGCCGCTGGAGGAAAGTGCGCCACTGGTGACGTTCCTGCAGGAGTTCTCGGTGCAGCCGCGATTCACCTATCGGCATCGCTGGACCCCGGGCGACATCATTCTTTGGGACAACCGCAGCGCCATGCACAAGGCCACGGTGTATGACGACAAATATCGTCGCCTGCTGCATCGCACCACCATCGGTGCGCGCACCGCCGACAATCAGGACAGGAACCGACGGGCATGA
- a CDS encoding oxin biosynthesis protein — translation MTKPMQDLQQVTDYYGTARKFGDSNATIYEIWEQGGAFNDSITPSTYSPEYRSHLGLKLKSLTQEGATIFSIGCGNGFVEGDLVEARRQVRAIDFNDEAVILSRKKGVDAHKVDFFKLEPGSLAGVKSVYADGLLGHLFHPELELKPTFDKLKELNLDSGTVLVFSNDSPRDPEALFAAHDKVDGFWFISRDYLRDALIEAGFEIQESYYFPYTRPISGLRNRTMCVALVP, via the coding sequence ATGACGAAGCCGATGCAGGACCTCCAACAGGTGACAGATTACTACGGCACCGCCCGCAAGTTTGGCGACAGCAACGCCACCATCTATGAGATATGGGAACAGGGTGGGGCCTTCAACGACTCGATTACGCCTTCTACCTACAGCCCGGAATATCGCTCGCACCTGGGTCTCAAGCTGAAATCGCTCACCCAGGAAGGTGCAACGATTTTCTCCATTGGCTGCGGCAACGGATTTGTCGAGGGCGATCTGGTGGAGGCCAGACGTCAGGTCAGAGCCATCGACTTCAATGACGAAGCCGTGATCCTGAGTCGCAAAAAAGGCGTCGATGCGCACAAGGTTGACTTCTTCAAGCTGGAGCCCGGCTCCCTCGCCGGGGTCAAGTCGGTTTACGCCGATGGCTTGCTGGGCCACCTCTTCCATCCCGAACTGGAACTCAAGCCGACCTTCGACAAGCTCAAGGAACTGAACCTGGACTCCGGCACGGTTCTGGTGTTCTCCAATGACTCGCCACGCGATCCCGAGGCTCTGTTTGCGGCCCACGATAAGGTCGATGGCTTCTGGTTCATTTCCAGGGACTATCTGCGTGATGCGCTGATCGAGGCCGGCTTCGAGATCCAGGAGTCGTACTACTTTCCCTACACGCGTCCGATCAGTGGCCTGCGCAATCGCACCATGTGCGTCGCTCTGGTGCCCTGA
- a CDS encoding 2,3,4,5-tetrahydropyridine-2,6-dicarboxylate N-succinyltransferase encodes MSNRALIEEAFERRSQLTSAELLALVPVIEDGLARLESGELRAARLEEGQWIADTFVKKLILLSFLTRENHVGETAPWRPKSYDKLPLKFEHWDDAAFRDARIRVVPGAVVRSGAYIAPGAVLMPCFINIGAYVGEGTMIDTWSTVGSCAQVGARCHISGGVGLGGVLEPIGNNPVVIEDNVFIGARSEVAEGVIVRNGAVIGMGVYLGASTPIIDRETGDVRFGEVPANAVVIAGNRADPKLPGVSLACAVIVKYVDERTRSKTSLNDLVRELSR; translated from the coding sequence ATGAGTAACCGTGCATTGATTGAAGAAGCCTTTGAACGGCGTTCGCAACTGACGTCTGCCGAGCTGCTGGCGCTGGTGCCAGTCATCGAAGACGGCCTCGCCAGACTGGAAAGTGGTGAACTGCGCGCAGCGCGCCTGGAAGAAGGCCAGTGGATCGCCGATACGTTCGTCAAGAAACTCATCCTGCTGTCGTTCCTCACCCGCGAAAATCATGTGGGCGAAACCGCTCCATGGCGGCCGAAAAGCTACGACAAACTGCCCCTCAAATTCGAGCACTGGGATGATGCCGCGTTCCGCGATGCACGTATCCGCGTAGTGCCCGGCGCGGTGGTCCGGTCAGGCGCATACATTGCTCCAGGTGCGGTGCTGATGCCCTGCTTCATCAACATCGGCGCCTATGTCGGCGAAGGCACCATGATCGATACCTGGTCGACCGTCGGATCCTGCGCTCAGGTCGGCGCACGTTGCCATATCTCCGGCGGCGTGGGTCTGGGCGGCGTGCTCGAACCGATCGGCAACAACCCCGTGGTCATCGAGGACAACGTGTTCATCGGTGCCCGCAGCGAGGTCGCCGAGGGGGTGATCGTGCGCAACGGTGCGGTGATTGGCATGGGCGTCTATCTTGGTGCCTCGACCCCGATCATCGATCGCGAAACCGGCGACGTGCGCTTCGGCGAAGTCCCGGCCAATGCAGTGGTGATCGCCGGCAACCGCGCCGACCCGAAATTGCCGGGCGTATCCCTGGCCTGTGCGGTGATCGTGAAATATGTCGATGAGCGCACTCGATCAAAAACCTCACTCAACGATCTGGTCAGAGAGCTCAGCCGATGA
- a CDS encoding aminotransferase class I/II-fold pyridoxal phosphate-dependent enzyme: MTPAGNAFARLQSLLDDLPPATGQPVIALHLGETRLGDPTPLLAPLCELEQWTRYPPLPGTPQLREAYSGWLRRRFGAGTCLDEERVAIEPTPGTKQAVATCIALAVTRARARGVKAPVVVLPNPFYPTYVAATDAAGAQALFYDVNDADLLASLARQLDQAGDSIAALVLCNPGNPLGNILPASTLISLSHMAFHAQATLLVDECYTDLVPHSPPPGYLSLVEADAVAPCPFVVLHSLSKRSAAPGLRSGFIAGDPSSVAAYAGFNRSCGVSLAWPACSASAALWHDETHVQRQQQALQCNWDLADEYLAAVPDYRRADAGFFLWLAVGDGEGVARRLWSEQGLRVMPGRYLCHEDAEGNNPGKAFVRIALVHQEPVMRQALLRLRAGLAGR; the protein is encoded by the coding sequence ATGACCCCCGCAGGCAATGCCTTCGCCAGACTGCAAAGCCTGCTGGATGACCTGCCGCCCGCGACCGGGCAGCCGGTCATCGCCCTGCACCTGGGCGAAACCCGGCTTGGCGACCCGACGCCACTGCTGGCACCACTGTGCGAACTCGAGCAGTGGACGCGCTATCCGCCGCTGCCTGGCACTCCCCAATTGCGCGAAGCCTACAGTGGCTGGCTACGGCGTCGCTTCGGCGCTGGCACCTGTCTCGATGAAGAGCGTGTCGCTATCGAGCCTACGCCCGGCACCAAACAGGCCGTCGCGACCTGCATCGCCCTCGCTGTGACACGCGCACGGGCACGTGGCGTAAAAGCACCGGTGGTGGTCCTGCCCAATCCGTTTTACCCGACCTATGTCGCCGCCACTGATGCCGCCGGTGCGCAAGCACTGTTTTATGACGTGAACGACGCTGACCTGTTGGCCAGCCTCGCCCGCCAACTGGATCAGGCCGGTGACAGCATCGCGGCGCTGGTGCTGTGCAACCCCGGCAATCCGCTTGGCAACATACTGCCTGCAAGCACATTGATCAGCCTCAGCCACATGGCCTTCCACGCCCAGGCGACGTTATTGGTCGACGAGTGCTACACCGATCTCGTCCCGCACTCACCACCCCCCGGCTATCTCAGTCTGGTGGAAGCCGATGCAGTTGCGCCGTGCCCGTTCGTGGTTTTACACAGCCTGTCGAAGCGCTCGGCGGCGCCGGGTTTGCGCAGTGGTTTCATTGCCGGCGATCCGTCCAGCGTCGCCGCTTATGCCGGCTTCAATCGCAGTTGCGGGGTCTCGCTGGCCTGGCCGGCGTGCAGCGCCAGCGCAGCGCTTTGGCACGACGAAACGCATGTGCAGCGTCAGCAACAGGCACTGCAATGCAATTGGGACCTGGCCGATGAGTACCTCGCCGCAGTGCCCGATTACCGGCGCGCCGATGCCGGTTTTTTCTTGTGGCTGGCGGTCGGCGATGGTGAAGGGGTCGCACGCCGACTCTGGAGCGAACAGGGTTTGCGCGTGATGCCCGGTCGCTACCTGTGTCATGAAGACGCCGAGGGCAACAACCCCGGCAAAGCGTTCGTGCGCATTGCACTGGTTCATCAGGAACCGGTCATGCGCCAGGCCCTGCTGCGCCTCAGGGCCGGGCTTGCAGGTCGTTAA